In Anabas testudineus chromosome 12, fAnaTes1.2, whole genome shotgun sequence, one genomic interval encodes:
- the ch25hl2 gene encoding cholesterol 25-hydroxylase-like protein 2 yields MSTDRLLRTEALSWMSDVDNVTGGQSQDLLLQPAWDYLLQNHYDLLRSPLFPVALSVTTYFFLVGGYTVLDLLAPTWPCINRFRLHPDRPITWPNIWTTLGVTIYNHLLYIFPASVAQWLWMPPTPLPHEAPTLLSFFLGILGCMVVFDFQYYLWHLIHHRVPWLYRTFHAVHHQYNQTFSLVTQYQSGWELFSVGFWATVDPILLQCHCLTTWGFMVFNVYVSTEDHCGYDFPWSMHNLVPFGLWGGAPKHDAHHQRPGTNFAPFFSHLDWLAGTHTVPNPSSHAAAGEPEEMKGRKD; encoded by the coding sequence ATGAGCACAGACAGGTTACTCAGAACTGAGGCTTTATCCTGGATGTCGGATGTGGACAACGTGACTGGGGGCCAGTCTCAGGACTTGCTCCTGCAGCCTGCCTGGGACTACCTCCTCCAGAACCACTACGACCTCCTGAGGAGCCCTCTCTTCCCTGTGGCCCTTTCTGTCACCACCTACTTCTTCCTGGTTGGTGGGTACACTGTGCTGGACCTGCTGGCTCCCACCTGGCCCTGCATCAACCGCTTCAGGCTCCATCCTGATAGACCCATCACCTGGCCTAACATCTGGACTACCCTGGGTGTCACCATCTACAACCACCTGCTTTACATCTTCCCTGCCTCAGTCGCCCAGTGGTTGTGGATGCCACCGACCCCTCTTCCCCATGAGGCACCAACCCTCTTGAGCTTCTTCCTGGGCATCCTGGGCTGCATGGTGGTCTTTGACTTCCAGTATTACCTCTGGCACTTGATACATCACCGAGTTCCCTGGCTGTACCGCACCTTCCATGCAGTGCACCACCAGTACAACCAGACTTTCAGCTTGGTCACGCAGTACCAGTCTGGCTGGGAGTTGTTCAGCGTGGGATTCTGGGCTACAGTAGATCCCATTCTGCTCCAGTGCCACTGCCTCACAACGTGGGGCTTCATGGTTTTCAACGTCTACGTCTCCACCGAGGATCACTGCGGCTACGACTTCCCCTGGTCCATGCATAACCTGGTGCCCTTTGGCCTCTGGGGTGGTGCACCCAAGCATGACGCTCACCACCAGCGGCCCGGCACTAACTTTGCTCCATTCTTCTCTCACTTGGACTGGCTGGCAGGCACCCACACAGTGCCAAATCCCTCCAGCCACGCTGCTGCAGGAGAGCCAGAGGAGATGAAAGGGAGAAAAGACTAG